A region from the Haloarcula limicola genome encodes:
- the eno gene encoding phosphopyruvate hydratase has translation MTLITDIRLRRVLDSRGNATVEADVLTESGGFGRGKAPSGASTGEYEAIELPAQEAIANARDDALPRLVGEVHAGNQRDVDAALRAADGSDDFSEIGANSAVAISMAAAKAGADVLGAPLFQHLGGTFRGNEYPTPLGNIIGGGEHAADATNIQEFLAAPVGAPSVEDAVFANAAVHQEVHDILAERDLPAGKGDEGAWAPSVSDDEAFEIMEEAVETVADDFGFAITFGLDVAGAELYDDEEDGYVYDDGVKSTEEQIEYIAEKVEEYDLVYVEDPLDENDYEAFADLTDRVGDQTLVCGDDLFVTNVERLEAGIAAGAGNSILIKPNQIGTLTDAVDAIELATRNGYESVVSHRSGETEDTTIAHLAVATDAPFIKTGAVGGERTAKLNELIRIEDNAV, from the coding sequence GTGACCCTAATCACCGACATCCGACTTCGCCGCGTCCTCGACTCGCGTGGGAACGCGACCGTCGAGGCCGACGTCCTCACCGAGAGCGGGGGCTTCGGCCGCGGCAAGGCACCGAGCGGCGCAAGTACCGGCGAGTACGAGGCCATCGAACTGCCGGCTCAGGAGGCGATCGCGAACGCTCGCGACGACGCGCTCCCGCGCCTCGTCGGCGAAGTCCACGCCGGCAATCAGCGCGACGTCGACGCGGCGCTCCGCGCCGCCGACGGCTCCGACGACTTCTCGGAGATCGGCGCGAACTCCGCCGTCGCCATCTCGATGGCGGCCGCCAAGGCCGGTGCCGACGTGCTGGGCGCGCCGCTGTTCCAGCACCTCGGCGGCACCTTCCGTGGCAACGAGTACCCGACGCCGCTGGGTAACATCATCGGCGGCGGCGAACACGCCGCGGACGCGACGAACATCCAGGAGTTCCTGGCGGCACCCGTCGGCGCGCCGAGCGTCGAGGACGCCGTCTTCGCCAACGCCGCGGTCCACCAGGAGGTCCACGACATCCTCGCGGAGCGCGACCTGCCAGCGGGCAAGGGCGACGAGGGCGCGTGGGCACCCTCCGTCTCGGACGACGAAGCGTTCGAGATCATGGAAGAGGCCGTCGAGACGGTGGCCGACGACTTCGGCTTCGCGATCACCTTCGGTCTCGACGTCGCCGGCGCGGAGCTGTACGACGACGAGGAGGACGGCTACGTCTACGACGACGGCGTCAAGTCCACCGAGGAGCAGATCGAGTACATCGCCGAGAAGGTCGAGGAGTACGACCTCGTCTACGTCGAGGACCCCCTCGACGAGAACGACTACGAGGCCTTCGCCGACCTGACCGACCGCGTCGGCGACCAGACGCTCGTCTGCGGTGACGACCTGTTCGTCACGAACGTCGAGCGACTGGAGGCCGGTATCGCCGCCGGGGCGGGCAACTCCATCCTCATCAAGCCCAACCAGATCGGGACGCTCACCGACGCGGTGGACGCCATCGAGCTGGCGACCCGGAACGGCTACGAGTCCGTCGTCTCCCACCGGAGCGGCGAGACGGAGGACACCACTATTGCACACCTCGCCGTGGCGACCGACGCGCCGTTCATCAAGACGGGCGCGGTCGGCGGCGAGCGCACAGCCAAGCTGAACGAACTCATTCGTATCGAGGACAACGCAGTATGA
- the rpsB gene encoding 30S ribosomal protein S2: protein MSGNEKEGLDASESDFDPSEEDDEAADAEPETEAEQPADAADEAAEAEIEEEEDAGPQMDEDVMPGEQSEADLLIPVEDYLGAGVHIGTQQKTKDMERFIHRVRDDGLYVLDVSMTDQRIRTAADFLANYEPEQILVASSRQYGRFPAEKFAEAVGARARTGRFIPGTLTNPDYDGYIEPDVVVVTDPIGDAQAVKEAITVGIPVIAMCDSNNTTSNVDLVVPTNNKGRKALSVVYWLLANETLDRRGAEPSYGLDDFESDI from the coding sequence ATGAGCGGGAACGAAAAAGAGGGTCTCGACGCGTCCGAGTCCGACTTCGACCCGTCCGAGGAGGACGACGAAGCGGCCGACGCCGAGCCCGAGACGGAAGCCGAACAGCCCGCCGACGCCGCCGACGAGGCGGCCGAGGCAGAGATAGAGGAAGAGGAAGACGCCGGACCGCAGATGGACGAGGACGTCATGCCCGGCGAGCAGTCGGAGGCGGACCTCCTCATCCCCGTCGAGGACTACCTCGGCGCGGGCGTCCACATCGGGACCCAGCAGAAGACCAAGGACATGGAGCGGTTCATCCACCGCGTCCGTGACGACGGTCTCTACGTGCTGGACGTCTCGATGACCGACCAGCGCATCCGCACGGCCGCGGACTTCCTGGCCAACTACGAGCCCGAGCAGATCCTCGTGGCGTCGTCGCGCCAGTACGGTCGGTTCCCGGCCGAGAAGTTCGCCGAGGCCGTCGGCGCTCGCGCCCGCACGGGGCGGTTCATCCCGGGGACGCTGACGAACCCGGACTACGACGGCTACATCGAACCGGACGTCGTGGTCGTCACCGACCCCATCGGCGACGCGCAGGCGGTGAAGGAGGCCATCACGGTCGGCATCCCGGTCATCGCCATGTGTGACTCCAACAACACCACGTCCAACGTGGACCTGGTCGTCCCGACGAACAACAAGGGGCGAAAGGCGCTGTCGGTCGTCTACTGGCTGCTGGCCAACGAGACGCTCGACCGCCGCGGTGCCGAGCCGTCCTACGGGCTCGACGACTTCGAATCCGATATCTGA
- a CDS encoding DUF5518 domain-containing protein translates to MAEQDTLLNAVIGAVATALLSSFVPFAPVFGGALAGYLQGGDRDDGLRVGVVSGLIGLVFSAIVAVFVFVVLFGLVLSGGMPVGFGAFGLVFLVLVGLFSAVYIVGLSALGGWLGNYVKYETDVGN, encoded by the coding sequence ATGGCAGAGCAAGACACCCTCCTCAACGCGGTCATCGGCGCGGTCGCGACAGCCCTCCTGAGTTCGTTCGTCCCCTTCGCACCGGTCTTCGGCGGTGCGCTCGCCGGCTACCTCCAGGGCGGCGACCGGGACGACGGCCTCCGCGTCGGGGTCGTCTCCGGCCTCATCGGCCTCGTGTTCTCGGCGATCGTCGCCGTCTTCGTCTTCGTCGTCCTCTTCGGTCTCGTCCTCAGCGGCGGGATGCCGGTCGGGTTCGGCGCGTTCGGCCTCGTCTTCCTCGTCCTCGTCGGCCTGTTCTCGGCCGTCTACATCGTCGGGCTGAGCGCGCTGGGCGGCTGGCTGGGCAACTACGTCAAGTACGAGACGGACGTCGGCAACTGA
- a CDS encoding cytochrome P450, which yields MSKTPPGPKGEPLFGSSRTYANDPFRFISALETAYGDVARFDMGPMDTLMLCDPTAIERVLVSDADRFRKPDFQGDALGDLLGEGLLLSEGETWEQQRRLGNPAFSMGRLAGMADRITDHAEDRIAGWDAGDVVDIEQEMTRVTLDVILDLMMGVTLSEQRVRTIEEQLVPLGQRFEPDPIRFAAPDWMPMPDDAEFASAVETLDGVLDDIVAVREADVGTDADGPMDFLSVLIRARDDGNQTAEQLRDEMMTMLLAGHDTTALTLTYTWFLLSEHPAAERKVHAELDEVVGDERPGMEHVRELDYLERVIQEAMRLYPPVYTIFREPTDDVELSGYPVEAGTTLMLPQWGVHRSARFYDDPEAFDPDRWRPERAEECPRFAYFPFGGGPRHCIGKHLAMLEAQLITATTAKRYHLDFQGETPLELMPSLTAHPRQEMSMRVESRD from the coding sequence ATGTCGAAGACCCCGCCGGGACCGAAGGGGGAACCGCTGTTCGGCAGCAGCCGAACGTACGCGAACGATCCGTTTCGGTTCATCTCGGCGCTGGAGACGGCCTACGGCGACGTGGCCCGGTTCGATATGGGGCCGATGGACACCCTCATGCTCTGTGACCCGACAGCGATCGAGCGGGTGCTGGTCTCGGACGCCGACCGGTTCCGCAAGCCGGACTTCCAGGGCGACGCGCTCGGCGACTTGCTCGGCGAGGGACTGCTCTTGAGCGAGGGCGAGACGTGGGAACAGCAGCGGCGGCTGGGGAACCCGGCGTTCTCGATGGGGCGGCTGGCCGGGATGGCGGACCGGATTACGGACCACGCCGAGGACCGCATCGCGGGGTGGGACGCGGGAGATGTCGTGGATATCGAACAGGAGATGACGCGAGTGACCCTCGACGTCATCCTCGATCTGATGATGGGCGTTACACTCTCCGAACAGCGGGTGCGGACCATCGAGGAGCAGCTCGTCCCGCTCGGCCAGCGCTTCGAACCCGACCCGATCAGGTTCGCCGCGCCCGACTGGATGCCGATGCCGGACGACGCCGAGTTCGCCAGCGCCGTCGAGACGCTGGACGGAGTGCTAGACGACATCGTCGCCGTCCGCGAGGCGGACGTCGGGACGGACGCCGACGGCCCGATGGACTTCCTCTCGGTGCTCATCCGAGCGCGCGACGACGGGAACCAGACGGCCGAGCAGCTGCGCGACGAGATGATGACGATGCTGCTGGCGGGTCACGACACGACGGCGCTGACGCTCACGTACACCTGGTTCCTGCTGTCGGAGCATCCCGCGGCCGAGCGGAAGGTCCACGCGGAACTCGACGAGGTCGTCGGCGACGAGCGACCGGGGATGGAACACGTCCGCGAACTCGACTACCTGGAGCGGGTGATCCAGGAGGCGATGCGGCTGTATCCGCCGGTGTACACCATCTTCCGCGAACCGACCGACGACGTGGAGCTATCGGGATATCCGGTCGAGGCGGGGACGACGCTGATGCTCCCGCAGTGGGGGGTCCACCGCTCGGCCCGCTTCTACGACGACCCGGAGGCGTTCGACCCCGACCGCTGGCGGCCCGAACGCGCGGAAGAGTGCCCGCGGTTCGCGTACTTCCCGTTCGGCGGCGGTCCGCGCCACTGCATCGGCAAGCACCTCGCCATGCTGGAGGCCCAACTCATCACCGCGACGACGGCCAAGCGGTACCACCTCGACTTCCAGGGCGAGACGCCGCTGGAACTCATGCCGTCGCTGACCGCCCATCCCAGACAGGAGATGTCGATGCGGGTCGAAAGCCGAGACTAG
- the mvk gene encoding mevalonate kinase → MVTSSAPGKVYLFGEHAVVYGEPAVPCAIERRARVTATEREDGLRVHADDLKLDGFTVEYDGDGDTRPDVEAERPLVEAAMGYVNEAVSQVREATGTPEAGFEIQIESDIPLGAGLGSSAAVVVAAIDAATRELGVELTPREIADRAYRVESAVQDGQASRADTFCSAVGGAVRVEGDDCRTLDGIGNLPFVIGFDGGAGDTGALVAGVRRLREEHDFAADTVRAIGDVVREGENVLGTDDYESLGELMNFNHGLLSALGVSSRSLDTMVWAARDAGAVGAKLTGAGGGGCIVALDEGDDALTALKYTPGCEDAFRAELDTEGVRRE, encoded by the coding sequence ATGGTTACGTCGAGCGCCCCCGGCAAGGTGTATCTGTTCGGGGAACACGCGGTCGTCTACGGTGAGCCGGCGGTCCCGTGCGCCATCGAGCGCCGGGCGCGAGTGACGGCCACCGAGCGAGAAGACGGGTTGCGCGTTCACGCGGACGACCTCAAGCTCGATGGGTTCACCGTCGAGTACGACGGCGACGGCGATACGCGGCCGGACGTCGAGGCGGAGCGGCCACTCGTCGAGGCGGCGATGGGCTACGTCAACGAGGCGGTCTCGCAGGTCCGGGAGGCCACCGGGACGCCCGAGGCCGGCTTCGAGATACAGATCGAGAGCGACATCCCGCTGGGGGCGGGCCTCGGTTCCTCGGCGGCGGTCGTCGTCGCGGCCATCGACGCCGCGACGCGGGAGTTGGGCGTCGAACTCACGCCCCGCGAGATCGCCGACCGCGCGTACCGGGTCGAGTCGGCGGTGCAGGACGGGCAGGCCTCGCGGGCCGACACGTTCTGCTCGGCCGTCGGCGGCGCGGTCCGCGTCGAGGGCGACGACTGCCGGACGCTCGATGGCATCGGCAACCTCCCGTTCGTCATCGGGTTCGACGGCGGGGCCGGCGACACCGGGGCGCTCGTCGCCGGCGTCCGCCGGCTCCGGGAGGAACACGACTTCGCGGCCGACACCGTTCGGGCGATCGGTGACGTCGTCCGGGAGGGGGAGAACGTCCTCGGCACGGACGACTACGAGTCGCTGGGGGAGCTGATGAACTTCAACCACGGGCTGCTGTCGGCGCTCGGCGTCTCCTCGCGGTCGCTGGATACGATGGTGTGGGCCGCCAGGGACGCCGGCGCGGTCGGCGCGAAGCTCACCGGGGCCGGCGGCGGCGGCTGTATCGTCGCGCTGGACGAGGGCGACGACGCCCTCACCGCGCTGAAGTACACACCGGGCTGTGAGGACGCTTTCCGGGCGGAACTGGACACCGAGGGAGTGAGGCGGGAATGA
- a CDS encoding isopentenyl phosphate kinase produces MTVVLKLGGSVVTEKDEPETVDDAGLAAAADAVADADEDLVVVHGGGSFGHHHAAEYGVSTTEGTRDVAGVDAIHGAMKRLNARVVASLTDRDVPAVPVHPFSAGHRDADGALSLPTGQVETLLGEGFVPVLHGDLVAHEGEGATVLSGDELVVELAPAVDADRVGVCSTVPGVLSEAGEVIERIAAFEDVAAALGGSDATDVSGGMAGKVRALLALESPAHVFGPDDLPAFLAGESPGTTVDAE; encoded by the coding sequence ATGACCGTCGTCCTCAAACTCGGCGGGAGCGTCGTCACCGAGAAGGACGAACCGGAGACGGTCGACGACGCGGGACTCGCGGCGGCGGCCGACGCCGTCGCCGACGCGGACGAGGACCTCGTCGTCGTCCACGGCGGCGGGAGCTTCGGCCACCACCACGCCGCCGAGTACGGCGTCAGCACGACCGAGGGGACCCGCGACGTTGCCGGCGTCGACGCGATCCACGGCGCGATGAAGCGACTGAACGCGCGAGTCGTCGCCTCGCTGACCGACCGGGACGTGCCGGCGGTCCCGGTCCATCCGTTCTCGGCGGGCCACCGCGACGCCGACGGCGCGCTCTCGCTGCCCACCGGTCAGGTCGAGACGCTGCTCGGCGAGGGGTTCGTGCCGGTGCTCCACGGCGACCTCGTCGCCCACGAGGGCGAGGGCGCGACCGTCCTCAGCGGCGACGAACTCGTCGTCGAACTCGCGCCCGCCGTGGACGCGGATCGCGTCGGTGTCTGCTCTACGGTTCCGGGCGTTCTCTCCGAGGCCGGTGAGGTGATCGAGCGGATCGCGGCGTTCGAGGACGTGGCGGCGGCCCTCGGCGGGAGCGACGCGACCGACGTCTCCGGCGGGATGGCCGGGAAAGTCCGGGCGCTGCTCGCGCTGGAGAGCCCGGCCCACGTCTTCGGTCCCGACGACCTCCCCGCGTTCCTCGCCGGCGAGTCACCGGGGACGACCGTCGACGCCGAGTGA
- a CDS encoding RNase J family beta-CASP ribonuclease — MEVEIATIGGYEAVGRQMTAVRAGDDVVIFDMGLNLSKVLIHDNVETERMHSLDLIDMGAIPDDRVMSDLEGDVKAIVPTHGHLDHIGAISKLAHRYDAPIVATPFTIELVKQQIKGEEKFGVQNDLQKMEAGETMQIGERTELEFVNVTHSIIDAINPVLHTPEGAVVYGLDKRMDHTPVLGDPIDMKRFREIGREGEGVLCYIEDCTNAGRKGRTPSESVARRHLKDVMHSVEDYDGGIVATTFSSHIARVKSLVEFADDIGRQPVLLGRSMEKYSGTAERLDFVDFPEDLGMYGHRKSVDRTFKRIMNEGKENFLPIVTGHQGEPRAMLTRMGRGETPYELDDGDKVLFSARVIPEPTNEGQRYQSEKLLGMQGARIYDDIHVSGHLREEGHYEMLQALQPQHVIPAHQSLKGFAPYVDLAENQGYKVGRDLHVTRNGNMIQLTE, encoded by the coding sequence ATGGAAGTCGAAATCGCAACAATTGGCGGATATGAGGCTGTGGGCCGACAGATGACGGCCGTCCGTGCGGGGGACGACGTCGTCATCTTCGACATGGGCCTGAACCTCTCGAAGGTACTGATTCACGACAACGTCGAGACCGAGCGGATGCACTCGCTCGACCTCATCGACATGGGCGCGATCCCGGACGACCGCGTCATGTCCGACCTCGAGGGCGACGTCAAGGCCATCGTGCCGACCCACGGTCACCTGGACCACATCGGCGCGATCTCGAAGCTCGCACACCGCTACGACGCGCCCATCGTCGCCACGCCGTTCACCATCGAACTCGTCAAACAGCAGATCAAGGGCGAGGAGAAGTTCGGCGTCCAGAACGACCTCCAGAAGATGGAGGCCGGCGAGACGATGCAGATCGGCGAGCGCACCGAACTGGAGTTCGTCAACGTCACTCACTCCATCATCGACGCCATCAACCCGGTCCTTCACACGCCGGAGGGCGCAGTCGTCTACGGGCTTGACAAACGGATGGACCACACGCCGGTGCTGGGCGACCCCATCGACATGAAGCGCTTCCGCGAGATCGGCCGCGAGGGCGAGGGCGTCCTCTGTTACATCGAGGACTGTACGAACGCCGGCCGGAAGGGCCGGACGCCCTCCGAGTCCGTCGCGCGCCGACACCTCAAGGACGTCATGCACAGCGTCGAGGACTACGACGGCGGGATCGTCGCCACGACGTTCTCGAGCCACATCGCTCGCGTGAAGAGTCTCGTCGAGTTCGCCGACGACATCGGCCGTCAGCCGGTGCTTCTGGGCCGCTCGATGGAGAAGTACTCCGGCACCGCGGAGCGCCTGGACTTCGTGGACTTCCCCGAGGACCTGGGGATGTACGGCCACCGGAAGTCCGTCGATCGCACGTTCAAGCGCATCATGAACGAGGGCAAGGAGAACTTCCTGCCCATCGTGACGGGCCACCAGGGTGAGCCGCGCGCGATGCTCACCCGCATGGGCCGCGGCGAGACCCCCTACGAACTGGACGACGGCGACAAGGTCCTCTTCTCGGCCCGGGTCATCCCGGAGCCGACCAACGAGGGCCAGCGCTACCAGTCCGAGAAACTGCTGGGTATGCAGGGCGCTCGCATCTACGACGACATCCACGTCTCGGGCCACCTCCGAGAGGAAGGGCACTACGAGATGCTACAGGCGCTGCAGCCACAGCACGTCATCCCCGCTCACCAGAGCCTCAAAGGGTTCGCGCCGTACGTGGACCTCGCCGAGAACCAGGGCTACAAGGTCGGCCGCGACCTCCACGTTACCCGAAACGGTAACATGATCCAACTCACCGAGTAG
- the idsA3 gene encoding geranylfarnesyl diphosphate synthase, with amino-acid sequence MSGRHQQVEAAILARRERVNEALPEELPVTRPEHLYEATRYLLDAGGKRLRPTVLLLVAESLLDVEPLSENYRDFPTLDDGRADVLSAAIAIEVIQTFTLIHDDIMDDDDLRRGVPAVHKEYDLSTAILAGDTLYSKAFEFLLGTGAAPERTVEANKRLATTCTRICEGQSLDIEFEQREAVTPEEYLEMVELKTAVLYGAAASIPATLLGADEETATALYNHGLDVGRAFQIQDDLLDLTTPSEKLGKQRGSDLVENKQTLVTLHARQQGVDVANLVDTDSVEDVSEAEIDDAVARLREAGSIEYAEDRAQELVQSGKENLEVLPDNEARELLDGIANYLVEREY; translated from the coding sequence ATGTCAGGACGCCATCAGCAGGTCGAAGCGGCCATCCTCGCCCGGCGAGAGCGGGTCAACGAGGCGCTCCCGGAGGAACTCCCGGTCACGCGGCCGGAACACCTCTACGAGGCGACCCGGTACCTGCTGGACGCTGGCGGCAAACGACTCCGACCGACGGTGCTGCTGTTGGTCGCCGAGTCGCTGTTGGACGTCGAACCGCTCTCGGAGAACTACCGCGACTTCCCGACGCTGGACGACGGGCGCGCCGACGTGCTGTCGGCGGCCATCGCGATCGAGGTCATCCAGACGTTCACGCTCATCCACGACGACATCATGGACGACGACGACCTCCGCCGGGGAGTCCCCGCCGTCCACAAGGAGTACGACCTCTCGACGGCGATTCTGGCCGGCGACACGCTGTACTCGAAGGCCTTCGAGTTCCTGCTCGGAACCGGGGCCGCCCCGGAGCGGACCGTCGAGGCGAACAAGCGACTCGCCACGACGTGCACCCGTATCTGTGAGGGACAGTCGCTGGACATCGAGTTCGAGCAGCGCGAGGCGGTCACGCCCGAGGAGTACCTGGAGATGGTCGAACTCAAGACCGCCGTGCTGTACGGGGCCGCGGCGTCGATCCCGGCGACCCTGCTGGGGGCCGACGAGGAGACGGCCACGGCGCTGTATAACCACGGGCTGGACGTGGGCCGGGCGTTCCAGATCCAGGACGACCTGCTGGACCTGACGACGCCCTCGGAGAAACTGGGCAAACAGCGCGGGTCGGACCTCGTCGAGAACAAGCAGACGCTCGTGACCCTACACGCGCGCCAGCAGGGCGTCGACGTGGCGAACCTCGTCGACACCGACTCGGTCGAGGACGTCTCGGAAGCCGAGATCGACGACGCCGTCGCCCGGCTCCGCGAGGCGGGCTCGATCGAGTACGCGGAGGACCGAGCACAGGAACTCGTCCAGAGCGGGAAGGAGAACCTCGAAGTGCTCCCCGACAACGAGGCCCGCGAGCTGCTGGACGGCATCGCGAACTACCTCGTCGAGCGAGAGTACTGA
- a CDS encoding GYD domain-containing protein, producing MPTYSVLADVNEQEIQNAQELVSIWGDVRQDIEDLGGEPLDSYALAGSYDFLLTFEVPDEDTVLQASIAIERYGLDTETMRAVPTEQFGELVTDI from the coding sequence ATGCCGACGTACTCGGTCCTCGCCGACGTCAACGAACAGGAGATACAGAACGCCCAGGAGCTCGTGAGCATCTGGGGCGACGTCCGACAGGACATCGAGGACCTCGGTGGGGAGCCCCTCGACAGCTACGCGCTGGCGGGCAGCTACGACTTCCTGCTCACGTTCGAAGTCCCCGACGAGGACACCGTGCTGCAGGCCTCCATCGCGATCGAGCGGTACGGGCTGGACACGGAGACGATGCGCGCGGTGCCCACCGAGCAGTTCGGTGAACTCGTCACGGACATCTGA
- a CDS encoding ArsA family ATPase, whose amino-acid sequence MTRFVLYGGKGGVGKTTVAAATGLRLAREDHETLVVSTDPAHSLADSLGVALGGDPTEIRENLWGVEVDPQAGVDRYRVLFEALADELDDAGISLDEEEVATLFSSGVAPGSDELAALEGLATYVDSDRWDRVVFDTAPTGHTLRLLDLPSVIDRGMATALDLRDQVRRKVDATRTMLFGPMGRKRRGEHDDFTEMRERMERVATVLRDPEQTEFRVVTIPETMAVRESERLVDRLGEFGIPVTTLVVNKVIEDPGDCERCLGKQAVQEEAIAALRSSLPDLDVWTVPDEPGEVTGLETLERVGARLDV is encoded by the coding sequence GTGACACGGTTCGTCCTCTACGGCGGGAAAGGCGGCGTCGGGAAGACCACCGTCGCGGCGGCGACGGGGCTGCGACTGGCGCGCGAAGACCACGAGACGCTGGTGGTCTCGACCGACCCGGCTCACTCGCTGGCCGATTCCCTCGGCGTCGCTCTCGGCGGTGACCCGACCGAGATACGTGAGAACCTCTGGGGCGTCGAGGTCGACCCGCAGGCGGGCGTCGACCGCTACCGCGTGCTGTTCGAGGCGCTGGCCGACGAGTTGGACGACGCCGGGATCAGCCTCGACGAGGAGGAGGTGGCGACGCTGTTCTCCTCGGGCGTCGCGCCCGGCAGCGACGAGCTCGCCGCGCTGGAGGGGCTGGCGACGTACGTCGACAGCGACCGCTGGGACCGCGTCGTCTTCGACACCGCGCCGACCGGTCACACGCTCAGGCTGCTCGACCTGCCGTCGGTGATCGACCGCGGGATGGCGACGGCGCTGGACCTCCGCGACCAGGTGCGACGGAAGGTCGACGCCACGCGGACGATGCTGTTCGGGCCGATGGGACGCAAGCGCCGCGGGGAGCACGACGACTTCACGGAGATGCGCGAGCGGATGGAGCGCGTGGCGACGGTCCTTCGAGACCCCGAACAGACCGAGTTCCGCGTCGTCACGATCCCCGAGACGATGGCGGTCCGCGAGAGCGAGCGTCTCGTCGACCGGTTGGGCGAGTTCGGGATCCCGGTGACGACGCTCGTCGTGAACAAGGTCATCGAAGACCCGGGCGACTGCGAGCGCTGTCTCGGGAAGCAGGCCGTCCAGGAGGAGGCCATCGCCGCGCTTCGCTCGTCGCTGCCGGACCTCGACGTGTGGACGGTTCCCGACGAACCCGGGGAAGTCACCGGACTGGAGACGCTCGAACGGGTCGGCGCGCGTCTCGACGTCTGA